One region of Aestuariirhabdus haliotis genomic DNA includes:
- the thiS gene encoding sulfur carrier protein ThiS: MKITLKLYASFGCFLPPGSNRNTIELNLDSRRSIHQVLDSYGVPLKEAHLVVVNGVFVCESERDSYQLNEGDVLAVWPAVAGG, encoded by the coding sequence ATGAAGATTACGTTAAAGTTGTATGCGTCTTTTGGGTGTTTCTTACCGCCTGGGTCTAATCGAAACACTATAGAGCTAAATCTTGATAGTCGGCGTTCGATTCATCAGGTGCTTGATTCTTATGGGGTGCCTTTGAAGGAAGCCCACCTTGTAGTGGTCAACGGAGTGTTTGTCTGTGAAAGTGAACGCGACAGTTATCAGCTCAATGAGGGTGATGTATTGGCGGTCTGGCCCGCTGTAGCAGGTGGCTAA